In Scophthalmus maximus strain ysfricsl-2021 chromosome 16, ASM2237912v1, whole genome shotgun sequence, the following proteins share a genomic window:
- the msrb1b gene encoding methionine-R-sulfoxide reductase B1b isoform X1 — MSFCQFSGAEIYKDHFKPGMYVCSKCNHPLFSSRSKFAHSSPWPAFADTIREDSVTKMMETLTAFKVLCGKCGNGLGHEFVNDGPEEGVSRFUIFSHSLKFVPSKGTKTTGKDTQ; from the exons ATGTCTTTCTGTCAGTTTTCTGGGGCTGAGATCTACAAGGACCATTTCAAACCAG GTATGTATGTGTGCTCCAAGTGTAACCACCCCCTGTTCTCAAGTCGGTCCAAGTTCGCCCACTCGTCTCCCTGGCCGGCGTTCGCCGACACCATCAGAGAGGACAGCGTCACCAAGATGATGGAGACTCTCACTGCCTTCAAG GTCCTGTGTGGCAAGTGTGGCAACGGGCTGGGCCATGAGTTTGTGAACGACGGTCCAGAGGAGGGAGTCTCGCGTTTTTGAATATTCAGCCACTCTCTCAAGTTTGTCCCCAGCAAAGGTACGAAGACCACAG
- the msrb1b gene encoding methionine-R-sulfoxide reductase B1b isoform X2 — protein sequence MSFCQFSGAEIYKDHFKPGMYVCSKCNHPLFSSRSKFAHSSPWPAFADTIREDSVTKMMETLTAFKVLCGKCGNGLGHEFVNDGPEEGVSRFUIFSHSLKFVPSKGKDTQ from the exons ATGTCTTTCTGTCAGTTTTCTGGGGCTGAGATCTACAAGGACCATTTCAAACCAG GTATGTATGTGTGCTCCAAGTGTAACCACCCCCTGTTCTCAAGTCGGTCCAAGTTCGCCCACTCGTCTCCCTGGCCGGCGTTCGCCGACACCATCAGAGAGGACAGCGTCACCAAGATGATGGAGACTCTCACTGCCTTCAAG GTCCTGTGTGGCAAGTGTGGCAACGGGCTGGGCCATGAGTTTGTGAACGACGGTCCAGAGGAGGGAGTCTCGCGTTTTTGAATATTCAGCCACTCTCTCAAGTTTGTCCCCAGCAAAG
- the neurl2 gene encoding neuralized-like protein 2, which yields MEPFPDQFMEFHPIHGTNVRLDQSETQATRVESFANGVCFSKNPLKPGEIFLIEIEDKELGWCGHLRVGLTARDPMSFEAVPEYSIPDLTDLGDSWVFAITRNHNKIIEDPGVQEADEGGLAGGQRLGRGGAEVGAGAQENAGRGGNSMNPKTFFTDSHLCIENVHIPRDKLVGRSRPGRFSHILDDLYKTNALPPTARRSRIGVLYVPKGGDLADMHIIINGEDMGASAKGIPTIQPLFAVVDVFAATKCVQIVQVEYGFSSLQTLCRKAIQKHIVHRMALDWLELPEALKHYCKYE from the exons ATGGAGCCGTTTCCCGACCAGTTCATGGAATTCCATCCCATCCACGGTACCAACGTCAGACTGGACCAGTCGGAAACACAGGCCACCCGGGTGGAGAGCTTTGCCAACGGGGTGTGTTTCAGCAAAAACCCTCTGAAGCCCGGTGAGATTTTCCTGATAGAGATTGAGGACAAGGAGCTCGGCTGGTGCGGCCACCTCCGGGTCGGCCTGACCGCCAGGGATCCCATGAGCTTCGAGGCGGTACCTGAATACTCCATCCCAGACCTGACAGACCTGGGAGACAGCTGGGTCTTTGCCATCACTCGCAACCACAACAAGATCATAGAGGATCCTGGGGTCCAAGAGGCGGATGAGGGAGGACTGGCCGGGGGTCAGAGGCTAGGGCGGGGAGGGGCTGAGGTTGGTGCAGGAGCGCAAGAAAATGCAGGCAGAGGAGGCAACAGTATGAATCCAAAGACTTTCTTCACTGACTCTCACTTGTGcattgaaaatgttcacatccCCAGAGACAAGCTGGTCGGTAGAAGCCGCCCCGGACGCTTCAGCCACATTTTGGATGACTTGTACAAGACCAACGCACTCCCTCCCACAGCCAGACGTAGCAGAATAGGAGTACTGTATGTGCCTAAAGGAGGGGACCTGGCCGACATGCATATCATCATCAACGGTGAGGACATGGGAGCTTCTGCGAAGGGGATCCCCACCATCCAGCCTCTCTTCGCGGTGGTGGACGTCTTTGCTGCAACTAAGTGTGTCCAAATTGTGCAGGTGGAGTACGGAT TCTCGTCCTTGCAGACGTTGTGTAGGAAAGCCATCCAGAAGCACATCGTGCACAGGATGGCCCTCGACTGGCTTGAGCTGCCGGAGGCACTAAAGCACTACTGCAAGTATGAATGA